The Mangrovivirga cuniculi genomic sequence TAAATATCTCTTTACCCATGCGCCGATTACCTCTCCAGCATACTCTGAATCCTCATTGTTTGTGAGTAAATGATCAGCCCCATCAAGACTTAAAAAACTTTTGGGATGATGGGCCGCTTCATATAACTTTCTGGCATGGGCTATTTCAACGACATTATCTTGTGGTGAATGTAAAAATAAGAATGCTTTCTTTTTCTGATTTTTGAGAATGTTATCCAACCTCTTATTTTGCAGGTCTTCGATAAATTCTTTTTTGATGGTAAAAGGCCTGCCTCCTATGTCGACATTAGCATATCCTTTTTTCATGATCTCCTCAATACTTTCATCAAATAAATGAGAAACATGTTCAGGGTCAGATGGAGCCCCTATAGTTGCTACTGCCTGAACCTCTTCTATTTTCTCTGCGGCATAAATTACCGCTGCACCACCCAAAGAATGACCTACAAGTATGGATGGGGCTTCATAATTTTCTCTTAGCCAATCTGCCCCGGCCACCAAATCCTCAACATTTGTACTGAAACTGGTGTCCTCAAAATTACCTTTACTAGAACCAAGTCCTGTGAAATCTATCTGTAAAACTCCAAAACCCCGATGGGTCATGGCCTCTGCGATCTGTTTTACTGCTTTAAAATTTTTATTACAAGTAAAGCAATGAGCAAAAATAGCTGTATGATAATCTTTTACTCCGATTGGAGCAGTAAACCTGGCAGCAAGAACATTTTCTGCTTCATTGGTAAAAGTTACGTATTGAGATTTCATATATGGTGGTTTTATTTCATTAAGATAATCAGTTGTGCTGTTTGAATCACGTATTGATTGCTGATTTTTAAATATTGTCAATATAAAGACATTAAAAAGGTTTTAACAGAGATTTAATGGTATAATGCTCGGAGCTAAAATCTATTTATCTTAAATTATAGAAAATAATTAAATACAACATACATGACTGATGAATGGCATAGTTTGAATATAGTTCATACAGAAAGTCTGAATAACTCAATTGTTACTTTACATAAATTAAGCCAGTTTGTTGCAAGGGTTGGGCAGAACTATGTGAAACCACGGAAAGACCATAGTCACACTAACCTGGGATGGGATAGAAATAGTTCTACTCTGGTTGGCAGACTGACCGAAGAAGGTGTTCGCATGACCTTCAATTTACCGGAATTTAAATATAAAGTAGAAGCACCCAGCCACCATTCGATAGTAATGCCCGAAGATCTTACCTATGGTGAACTGGAGGATCTGATGAAGCATCTACTCATTGCTGCCGGACTCATCGGATCACATTATGTTCCTTCAGATGAATATTCCCTGCCTTACGAAATAGATAGTGACGAACATATAGATAAACCAAAAAGAAAATTTCTAAGCCATTGGGCTGATTGCAGATCTAATGCAGATTTGGTTTTACATAAACTTGCCGCACTTTTTGCCGGTGCTTCAGAAGTTAGAATCTGGCCTCATCACTATGATTCAGGGCTAATTATTCCGCTGAAGGTAGAAAATGAAAAGACTGTAAAATCGGTTGGAGCCGGATTGGCTATAGCAGATCACATGGTAAATGAGCCTTACTTTTATTTAAATTATTATGCCAAGGATAAGCCTGAAGATTTTAAAATTAAAGATTTGGAAGATCACAGTGCTATAACTAAAAATTCGAAAGAATATACCGGTTATCTATTGCCTTTATCATTGGTGTTAAGCAGTACAGGTTCAGAAGCACAATTTAATTATACCTGGACTTTTTTCGAGCAGGGAATTGATCTAATCATGTCTGCAGCGGGTGTAAATAAACAAATTGTCTGATTTTTAGTAATTATATTATGCACTATCAATCCACTATCGACCCCAAAGAAAATAGCCTTATTTCTTTAAAGGACAGATACATGAATGTCAGAGATAAGACTATGGAATTATGTGAGCCACTAAACAAAGAGGATTTCGTGGTTCAACCAGTTGATTATGTTAGCCCAACAAAATGGCACCTGGCACATACAACCTGGTTTTTTGAAGAGTTTATTCTTTCTAAATATCAAAAAGGATACAAGCGGTTTCATCCTGATTTTGCATTCCTTTTTAATTCCTATTATGAAGCGGTAGGTGAAAAAATGATCAGGTCTGAACGGGGAAATATTACCCGTCCGGGTGTTGAACTGATTTTCGATTACAGAAAGTATGTAGATGACAGGATGTGTGAATTACTGGAAGATTACTCAGAAGAAAATATTGAGCTTTTAGAAATTGGCCTGAATCACGAACAGCAACACCAGGAATTATTACTTACCGATATAAAATATGTACTGGGTCATAATCCATTATTTCCACCATATAACCCGCAATTTGATGAATGTACCCGCTATGCTCCTTCAGGAGGATGGGTTGAGGTTGACGAAGGTTTGTATGAAATCGGGCATGACGGTATCGGGTTTGGTTACGATAATGAATTCAGCAGGCATAAAGTTTATTTGGAAAAGTTCCAATTGCGTAAAGGACTGGTGACAAATGCTGAATACCTTGAATTTATTGAAGACAGTGGGTATGAAGATCACCGTTGGTGGTATAGTGATGCATGGGCACATATTCAGGAAACCGGTTTAGATAAACCTTTGTACTGGCATAAAAATAAAGATGGATGGTTTCGGTATTCAATGCAGGGGTTACATGCATTAAACCCACATGAACCAGTTACTCATATAAGCCATTATGAAGCTGCGGCATTTGCAGAATGGGCAGGTATGAGGTTGCCTACTGAATTTGAATGGGAAATTGCATCAGAGCACTTTGACTGGGGATGGAGATGGGAACATACTTCATCTGCGTATCTTCCCTACCCTGGATTTGAAAAAGCAGAGGGTGCTGTTGGTGAATATAATGGTAAATTCATGATAAATCAGATGGTTTTAAGAGGGGCTTCCGTAGCAACTTCTCCGGGCCATGCCAGAAAAACGTACAGGAATTTTTTTCATCCGTATCTGCAGTGGCAGTTCACGGGTATCAGATTATGTAAATAAACCTATGGGAACAATAACAAAAACTTACAATGAAGCGGTGGCTAAGGCCGTTTTAAATGGTCTAAAAGCAAACGAAAAGTCATTGCCAAGTTGGCTCTTTTATGATAAAAAGGGTGATAAGCTATTTCAGCAGATTATGCGAATGCCCGAGTATTATCTGACAGATACCGAAAAAGAAATCATTGTTAATAATAGAGATAATTTTCTGGAAGATTTTAAAGGAAAGGACAAGAAATTTGACCTTGTGGAGCTTGGAGCCGGTGATGGCACCAAAACTGAAATCTTATTAAAGCATTTTTGTGTTCAGAATGCTGATTTTAGATATATTCCTATTGACATATCTTCTGATGTTCTCGAAGATCTTGAGGAACGATTAAGCAAAAGACTACCTGATTTAACTGTCCTTCCTAAGCCAAAAAGCTTTTATGATGCCCTGGATGACCTTGACAATAAGGATAGTAAAAAGAGGGTTCTGTTATTCATGGGTGGGAATATTGGTAATTTCACATTAGAGGATGCTACGGACTTTATTTCAGAATTAAGCAAACGATTAAGACCAGAAGACGAGCTTTTTGTTGGCTTTGATCTCAAAAAAGATCCAAGACAAATACAATCAGCTTATGATGATTCTAATGGTATAACCAGAGCGTTTAATCTAAATCTTTTGGAAAGACTGAATGATGAACTTGAAGCGGATTTCGATATATCTAAATTTGAACACTATCCGTTTTATAATCCGGAAACTGGAGAAGCAAAAAGTTATTTAGTCAGTCAGGAAGATCAGGAAGTATGTTTTGGAGCATTAGATGAGAAAATATCTTTTAATCAATGGGAATTAATATATACTGAGATCAGCCAAAAATATGATCTTGAGATGATCCATGAAATGGCTGAAAAAGCAGGGTTAAAAATATATCGCAATTATTTTGATCGCAGAAAATATTTCTGTAACGTGATCTTCAAAAAATAACATCATGAAAGCAGTTTGGAAAGGAAAGGTTATTGCTGAAAGCGATAATACAAAAGTTGTAGAGGGAAACCATTATTTCCCCCCTTCTTCAATAAACGATGATTATCTCACAGATTCTGATACCACATCAAAATGTCCGTGGAAAGGTACTGCGAATTACTATAATATTAATGTTGAGGGTAATACAAACGAGGATGCAGCATGGTATTATCCTCATCCGAAAGATGCAGCCGAAGAAATAAAGGATCATGTGGCTTTCTGGAATGGAGTAGAAATTACTGATTAGCAAAGGATACGGATATTGACTCACTTAGTTTTTTCAGTTTCATGAGTTGATCGATAATAAACCTTGTATGTAAAGCAGGAGTATCAATTCTCTCAAGTTCTTCTTCGATTTCAGGAATTACAGTCTCGATTTGCTTTTGTGTATCATCAATATTTATTGCGTTGGCCGAAGATAAAACTGATCTCAGGTCTTCTATAAAGGGAGATATTTTTGATACAGAATATTCTTTATTATCCAGATGAATAAGATAAACTCCAATAGATGACGCTAATATCATGAATGCATAATTATTCATTATCAATTTATAACTATTACTTTCTATTTTCCTTTTTTGCGCCGGGTCTGTGATGAGCCTGTTATAAGATGAAATCACATTGGACATCTTTACATAAGTATCCTTCCTCAGCTCTCTGTATGTAGTCTTATCTATAGATTCTTTATCCAGAGAATGTAAAATATAAAAAGCGAAATTTTTATTTGACTGCCATAATTCATTAATGAAAACAGGCATACTTTTATGTTCCCAGAAAGGAAATATGACTCTGATAGAAATAAAACATAAAATACCTCCGAAAATAGTATCAATTACCCTGTAAAATATAATTTCAGTATTCAGGCCGGTAAGAACTCCAAAAAGGAGTAATACAAACAAGGTGAAAAATAAGGTTGCTTTTACATAGTCCCGGGGTAAAAAGTTAAAAGCAAAAAAGAATGCGATACCCATTAGCAGGATTCCGGCAAGCGGGTTTATTTCCAGGAAGGTTAATGGCAGAACAATTAACGCCCCAATGATGGTACCGATAATTCTTTGGGTTAATCTATTTTTGGTGATACTATAGCCAGGCTTCATTATAACAAGGATTGTCAATAATACCCAGTTAGGATTTTGGAAATCCAGAAATCCAGCCATTACATATCCGATTACGGAGGTGATAGCCATCCTTAAAGCATATCTGAAGTAACTCGAATCTAAGGTCAGATTAGATAGAAAAGCATCTATACTAAGCTTTCTTGGTGGAATAAACTTATCAATCCGTCCCGGATCAAAATCCATATCCACTTTCTCTTTTTCTCCGGCAGCAAGAAGGGATATCCTGGAGATTTTTTTTATCTGGTGATTAAGGTAAATGTTAAATCGATTGATAAATCGATAATCAGCGATTGTCTTGTCAGGAGAAAGGGCATTGGATTTGGCTTTCTCCAATTCTGATCGAAGGGAATCCATTTCCTTCTTGAATTGTGGAATATCAAAAGAGGTGAGTTTTCCCTTTTTGATGCAAACTGAAGTGTTTCTGAGAATTTCGGGCATTTTGCCTACTACCCTTTCTAATGCATCCACACCAGGAAAATCAGATTTTAGCGACCTGTATTTTTTTGGATCAAAATGAGTTATCAATGCGAGCTCAAACATTTCTATTAGTTCGATAAAAATGAATAAAGAACGCTCATAATGCCTTTCAGACCTAAAGAGATCCATTCTCTCTTTTAATAACAAATCTCTAATATCATCATACTTTGGATTTAGACCTGACTGAAATTGAGCAAGGTTATAGAGCACCTCTTCCTCATTAACCTTTTCTGATTTTAAATATTTTAGCCTGAGGTCAAAATAATCAGCCGTTACATTAAGTAGATCAGCCAGCTTTTTATTAATGAGAGATGGTTTATACAATTGATAAACAATAATTGCATAAATAATATAGAGTATTTCGCCAGCTGAAACTCCAATAAAGTGATTTAAAACTTCCCCTGATTCAAGTCTATTTGAAAAACTCAAACCAAGCATTATAGACAAATAGCCTGAAAAAGAAAGCATTGCGACGTTAAAATCAAATGCTGCAATATAAGCTAAAAGAAAATTGCTATAGAAAGAAAAATGTTAAGTACAACAGGATTATCAGCGAGCATTATTACTCCTAAATGGAGTCCCAGCGATAAAAAGAAAGCAACAAAAAATAATTTTAATTTACTTATAAAATTGATGTTTAAATCTACTGCTGAAATAAAAGAGCCGCCTAATAAAAACTGAATGGCCTCTGTCTTAAAACCCAATGCAAATAAGATGATTACAGGAATATAAACACCGGCAACTATTCGAAATGCATTTATTGCAGATTCACCTTTAAAAAGATACTTGATATTTTTAGTAACTATATTCCTCAACAATCTTAGTTTGATATTCAAAATTAGTTTAAACTACCTAAATAAAATATCTATCACTTATTATATCTAAATAAAAAAAGCGACCCAATTACGGATCGCTTTACAATCACAACCTATTTGCACTATTTATTAGTATTCAATTCTTCTTCTAATAATGGATAATCAGTATATCCTTTTGGCCCCGGGGTATAAAAAGTGTCTATATCATAATCATTTAACGGCGCATCATTTTCAAATCGTTCTACAAGATCAGGATTTGATATATATAATTTCCCATAAGCAACAAGATCTGCATCGCCTTCCTCTATAACCTTATTTCCGGATTCCTGATCAAAATGAGCATTGATCATTAAAGTACCCCTGTATATAGGGCGATATCGTTTAGCTATTTCCGTTTCAGCATTTGGGATATCACTTACGTCGTTAAATGGTTCTGACAAGTGTAAATAAGCGAGGTCATAATTATTTAACTGGTTAATGATATAATCAAATGTTGGAATTGTATCTTCATTTAAGGTCATACCAAAGATTCCATGTAGTGAAGGATTCAACCTCACACCTATTTTTTGTTCGGGAATTTCCTTTTTTATCGCATCAATGATTTCAAACAGTATTTTAGCCCTGTTTTCAATACTACCTCCATACTCATCAGTCCGTTTATTTGAAGTAGATGAAAAGAATTGATGTAACAGGTATCCATTTGAAGCATGTATTTCAACACCATCGAATCCGGCATTTATTGCATTTACAGCTCCGTTTTTAAAATCTTCAATCGTAGATTTGATTTCGTCAATGGTCATTTTTTTAGGAGTAACCGTATCTTTAAATCCTTCAGGAGTATAGGACTTTTCATTAGGATTTATGGCCGATGGGGCTAATGGAAGATCTCCATTATGAAAATCAGGATGAGATATTCTTCCTACGTGCCAAAGTTGAAGAAATATTTTCCCGTTCTTTTCGTGAACTGCTTTAGTTATTTTTTTCCATCCTTCCACCTGGGCTTGAGTATAAATGCCAGGTACATTAATATAACCTACAGCCTTTGGAGAGATTGGAGAACCTTCTGAGATTATTAACCCTGCACTGGATCTTTGTTTATAATATTCTGCCATAAGGTCTGTGGGAACATTTCCGTCATTATCTGCCCGTGACCTGGTCATCGGTGCCATCACGATCCGATTTGATAGGTCTAACGATTTATTTAGAGGTCTTAACAATGGTTTTATATTTTGCATAATTAATTCTATTTATTTGTTCAAACGTGTATTGTCTAAACATGTTTTATAAATGCTCGTTTAAAAGGAAGTAAAATGTCAGGAGTTTTACATGAGGATCAGATATGTGAATATGTGTAACCTTTGAACTTGAAACCCTGTTAAATAAGAAAAGAACCATGCCATGGATATTCAGGAATTGATTGATAAAATGGAAGGTGATTTTCCTGTAGAATCACAACTTTCATTTCAACCTTTATTGAAAAGGTGGAAAGAAATAATAGATGCAGATCCCAATACAGGGAGAGGTAAAATACTTCAAAAGATGTATGACAGGATTGCGTCAAATCCTGAATTACAAGGTGAAGATCTCGATAAAGATGTCGTTTTAAATAATGAAGAGGAGTTTGAAATAATTCTTGGTTCGCTTTTTCCTTTAAGCACACATTCTCCTGATCAGTTATATACAATTTGCTTACCTTTTGAACTTGATCCGCTTTATTCTTCTGAAGCATTTAAATTAAATTTTCTGAATGAAAGTGGACAGATGACATTACCTGAAGAATTTGATGTCAGGCGTATTACTATGACCCGAATAATACAGGCATATAGAATTATTCTGGGTAAATACTTCGATAAAGAGATAAAATCTTCTCCTCCGATAATATATAAGTTTATTGATTCAAATGGATTGATGAAATATTATCAGTTTGATGTGGATTCCAGGTTTCTTGATGTAGAACTCAAAGCTGATACCTGTCCCAATCTTGATCAACAAATCATCAGCGGAAAGGTACCATCAGTAAATGATATCGAAACATGGATGGAAAAGCTGCCATTAGACCTATTTGTATTTAAAGGATTCGCGGTTATCACCTTGAGGGATTTGACTATGACAGAGGGTATTTCTGATCTTAGAAATGAATTAATGCTTCATCAGGATTTTTCCGATCCGGAGTTTTTATCTCAAATTCAATTAGCAGTCAAAAGTATTTTGAACTGTGCAGATATCAATGTTGGAATAGCTGCGTTTCAAAATTTCGAGGGACGTCAGCTTTTATCTGAAAGAAGGTTAGCTAATAGTTTTTTGATCAGTAGGTTGTGCTCTGGTCACTGTAAGGAAGAATATTCTGAAGTAATTAAGTTACTCGATAACGTAAAGGTTCCAAAATACATAAGGAATATAAAGGACTTTATTTCTGATTACCCTGTGTTGGGCAGGTTAAGTGAAACAAATATTAACTCGGTTATATTGTATCCATTGTTTTTTGATGATGAACCTGTTGGTGTTCTTGAAATTTCATCAGAGAGTACAGAAGTTCTCAATGAAAACATGATATCATTACTGGATCACGTTACACCAGTTATTTCTCTTGCTCTTCATAGAAGTGCTGATGTAGTAGTAAATAATGTGAGAAATATAATTAAAACGAATTATACAGCAATTCAGCCTGTTGTAGAATGGAAATTTAATGAAGCTGCGATAGATTTATTAATGCAAAGGGAAAACGGAAATAATCCTTCAGTACCCGATATTAAATTTCAGAAGGTATATCCATTATATGCAAATCTCGATATCCGGGAGTCGTCGAATGAAAGAAATAAGTCGATTCACATTGATTTGAAAGAGCAATTAAATCTTGCCGTTAAAGTGATCAATGAATCTAAAGAAAAGATCAACCTTCCGATACTGGATAAATATGCCCTCCAGTTAAATAAAATGAGGTCAGGTATTAAGCATGTGCTAATCCCTGAAGATGAAAGAAGGATTAGTGAGTTTTTAGTCGATGAAATCACACCATTATTAACTCATTTAGGTAAAACATATTCAGATTTAAAAGAATTGATCAAGTCTTACTTCAATGAATTGAATGCATCATCCGGAATGATCCATTCAAGAAAACAAGCCTTTGATGAAAGCATGCAATTGATCAATGATACTGTATCTGATTATATTGAAAAGGAACAGGTGATAGCGCAGGAAATTTTCCCACATTATTTTGAAAAATACCGGACTGATGGAATAGAGTACAACATTTATATTGGTCAATCACTGGTTAAGGACAGAGAGTTCAATGATATCTATCTTAAAAATTTAAGATTCTGGCAATTGAGAACTCTTATTGAATTGGGTAAAATAACTACCGATCTTAAAAAAGAAATGTCTTACAAACTTGATACTACCCAATTGATATTAGTTCATAGTGATCCTTTGACAATTAAATTCAGAATAGATGAGCGAAAGTTTGATGTTGAAGGTTCATATAATATCAGGTATGAGATAATGAAGAAAAGAATTGATAAGGCACTGATCAAAGGTACCGGTGAAAGATTAACGCAACCTGGTAAGATTGCAGTGGTCTATAGCAGGCCTGAAGACATGGAAGAGTATTTTGAATATCTAAATTACTTCCAGGAAACTGGGATGATCGAAGAAGATATTGAAGATCTTGAAATTGATACTTTACAAGGTGTTCAGGGTTTAAAAGCACTTCGGGCATCATTAAAGAAAAAGGAACCTGAGAAAAGAAAAGAATCTAAAAAATCAGTTAAAGAGAAGGTTTAAATAAGAAAAGGGCTCAGGGCCCTTTTTTTAATTTACTTTAATACATCCATTCTGTATTGTAATTCTATCCCCACTTTTTACTTCAACTTTTCCACATGATGTCATGATCACACATTTATCAGATCCTCCCTGAATGGTCAATGAACCTGTACGACTACCGGAAAATTTCACTTTTGTGTTACTTCCTCCAATTTTTACACTCATATTATGATCTTTTGAATCTTTATTGGTGTAGCGGATAGTAACTGATGCAAATAGTGAATAGGAAATAATAAAAAATCCAGTGAGAACTAGAAGAAATTTTCTTTTCATGATTGTTTTAGTTGAAAGTTGATAAATAATTATATGCAAGTATAATTATTTCATTTTTTATTTCAAATCAAAATTGAAATCCGGCTGTAACATATGGGAGTAATTCCTCTTCAGAGTATCCTACTGTAACGGCAAGAACTACCAATTTTAATGGTGAAAAATAAATCCCCCGCCATAACCGGTGTGCCATTTGTTACTATCTTCATTTTCATACCATACTCTGCCAACATCATGGAAAAGAATTATTCCAATGGAGGCAGGAAAAAGGTAAGTATTGAAACTAAATAACCTGGCTCTTAATTCGGTATTATTATAGAAAGAACCATCACCAGCAAACCTGAATCTTCGATATCCTCTTAAATTGTCTGTTCCCCCAGCGTTTGTGCCTGGAAAAAGGCATAATCTCCAAAAGTATATCCTCCGCCAAATCTGGTTGACCAGGTTACCCTGCCCGGTAACCTGAAAGTCCAGTAGAAAGACAGGTCTCCACTTAGATAAGCAAAATCTTCACTGTATTCTGTAGCTCCGGCAAGTGCTGAGGCTGTAAGCAGGAATTTAATTCCCCTTTTTGGTAAAACAGGATGATCGATGTCCACATAAGATAATTCACTGGATAAACCGATATAATGCCTGGTCTGAAAAATAAAGTCGTCATTGAATTCATCGGGAGGTAAAGTCGCGATAAAATTATCTTCGTTATCGTCTTTATCAAGCTTAAAATACTGATATGCAGGCCCTGCTTTAAAATGGAATCTGTTTCCAAGATTACCACTAAGATATAGGCCAAGGTTAGCCTGGTTGAATCTGGCCCTGAAATATGAAATAGGCTGTTCTGAAACGTTAAGACCAGGGGTTTCATTTCCAAAACCAAAGAAGTTTCGCACATAATTTGGCGCCAGGAGATTTGCTTCTATGTTAAAATCAAGTTTTTTATAAACATCAATAAAATTTCCGGTATACCTGATGTTAAATGCGTTTGTCCTGAAAGCATAATTGGCGGTAACTCTTTGTCTCAAAGCATAGGGCTCTTTTCTGAATCCATGTTTTATATAATCAAGTCCGCCACCCACGAAAATGCCATCATCAATATTAAATTCAAATGAGAGTAACGGGATTAGAAGATTATATTTAAAATTTTTTCGGTCATAATAATAAACAGATGGATCTTTACTGACCTTTGTTTTCCAGCCTTCCCCTTCATTAAAAACGCCCAGAGAATCATAAGCATATTTATAAACCAATATTTTTGGTTGCTTTACCGGTGTTTCATTTCTTATCGTATCCTCTCCTTCTCCTTTAAACACCCTTATTTTTATGTCAGTTTTATTGTCCCCTTCAAATTCTATTACATCATCTCCGGCACGAGTATAAATCCTGATCTCTTTTGTGATTTCCGGTTTAAACTTTCTTTTGTAAATGACCTGTTCTCTATCTCTGTCATCACCATCAATTTTTTTCATTTCCACCCTGACTTCACCGTCATCCTGTATCTTCACTTCCACTTTTTCATGTTTATCCGAACCGTAGACATCCACTTTTTCCGCTATAAAATCATAATATTCAAGCGCTTGGTTTACCAGGTCATCCCTTCTTGATAACAATCTTTTTTGAACCTTTTGTACAGTTTTCTGTGAAATATTGTCTGGAAAACGACTAACAGCTTCTTTGATCACCTCATCAGTTAGTTCGTTTTGAACATCCTCCGCCAGGTCTTTCCAATCCTCTTTATCAAGTTCATTAAGAAAGGTTCTGTCGAAATATCTGCCATTAAACATGAAGGTATTGATATCATCTATTTCTTCATCAAATCCCTGAAATTTGGGCATCAGC encodes the following:
- a CDS encoding alkene reductase, with translation MQNIKPLLRPLNKSLDLSNRIVMAPMTRSRADNDGNVPTDLMAEYYKQRSSAGLIISEGSPISPKAVGYINVPGIYTQAQVEGWKKITKAVHEKNGKIFLQLWHVGRISHPDFHNGDLPLAPSAINPNEKSYTPEGFKDTVTPKKMTIDEIKSTIEDFKNGAVNAINAGFDGVEIHASNGYLLHQFFSSTSNKRTDEYGGSIENRAKILFEIIDAIKKEIPEQKIGVRLNPSLHGIFGMTLNEDTIPTFDYIINQLNNYDLAYLHLSEPFNDVSDIPNAETEIAKRYRPIYRGTLMINAHFDQESGNKVIEEGDADLVAYGKLYISNPDLVERFENDAPLNDYDIDTFYTPGPKGYTDYPLLEEELNTNK
- a CDS encoding bifunctional alpha/beta hydrolase/OsmC family protein, whose product is MKSQYVTFTNEAENVLAARFTAPIGVKDYHTAIFAHCFTCNKNFKAVKQIAEAMTHRGFGVLQIDFTGLGSSKGNFEDTSFSTNVEDLVAGADWLRENYEAPSILVGHSLGGAAVIYAAEKIEEVQAVATIGAPSDPEHVSHLFDESIEEIMKKGYANVDIGGRPFTIKKEFIEDLQNKRLDNILKNQKKKAFLFLHSPQDNVVEIAHARKLYEAAHHPKSFLSLDGADHLLTNNEDSEYAGEVIGAWVKRYLPPREKVERGDEQHIQIRLSADDGYTTEIIDKKHRWLADEPEDVGGTDLGPTPYGLLSSALGACTAMTLKMYADRKEWNLEEINIEIEHDKTHATDCEHDEDEKAKIDRFKRRISVKGNLDDKQIKKLGEIADKCPVHKTLTTKSQIETDIELE
- a CDS encoding GAF domain-containing protein; translated protein: MDIQELIDKMEGDFPVESQLSFQPLLKRWKEIIDADPNTGRGKILQKMYDRIASNPELQGEDLDKDVVLNNEEEFEIILGSLFPLSTHSPDQLYTICLPFELDPLYSSEAFKLNFLNESGQMTLPEEFDVRRITMTRIIQAYRIILGKYFDKEIKSSPPIIYKFIDSNGLMKYYQFDVDSRFLDVELKADTCPNLDQQIISGKVPSVNDIETWMEKLPLDLFVFKGFAVITLRDLTMTEGISDLRNELMLHQDFSDPEFLSQIQLAVKSILNCADINVGIAAFQNFEGRQLLSERRLANSFLISRLCSGHCKEEYSEVIKLLDNVKVPKYIRNIKDFISDYPVLGRLSETNINSVILYPLFFDDEPVGVLEISSESTEVLNENMISLLDHVTPVISLALHRSADVVVNNVRNIIKTNYTAIQPVVEWKFNEAAIDLLMQRENGNNPSVPDIKFQKVYPLYANLDIRESSNERNKSIHIDLKEQLNLAVKVINESKEKINLPILDKYALQLNKMRSGIKHVLIPEDERRISEFLVDEITPLLTHLGKTYSDLKELIKSYFNELNASSGMIHSRKQAFDESMQLINDTVSDYIEKEQVIAQEIFPHYFEKYRTDGIEYNIYIGQSLVKDREFNDIYLKNLRFWQLRTLIELGKITTDLKKEMSYKLDTTQLILVHSDPLTIKFRIDERKFDVEGSYNIRYEIMKKRIDKALIKGTGERLTQPGKIAVVYSRPEDMEEYFEYLNYFQETGMIEEDIEDLEIDTLQGVQGLKALRASLKKKEPEKRKESKKSVKEKV
- a CDS encoding DUF427 domain-containing protein, which gives rise to MKAVWKGKVIAESDNTKVVEGNHYFPPSSINDDYLTDSDTTSKCPWKGTANYYNINVEGNTNEDAAWYYPHPKDAAEEIKDHVAFWNGVEITD
- a CDS encoding FUSC family protein produces the protein MLSFSGYLSIMLGLSFSNRLESGEVLNHFIGVSAGEILYIIYAIIVYQLYKPSLINKKLADLLNVTADYFDLRLKYLKSEKVNEEEVLYNLAQFQSGLNPKYDDIRDLLLKERMDLFRSERHYERSLFIFIELIEMFELALITHFDPKKYRSLKSDFPGVDALERVVGKMPEILRNTSVCIKKGKLTSFDIPQFKKEMDSLRSELEKAKSNALSPDKTIADYRFINRFNIYLNHQIKKISRISLLAAGEKEKVDMDFDPGRIDKFIPPRKLSIDAFLSNLTLDSSYFRYALRMAITSVIGYVMAGFLDFQNPNWVLLTILVIMKPGYSITKNRLTQRIIGTIIGALIVLPLTFLEINPLAGILLMGIAFFFAFNFLPRDYVKATLFFTLFVLLLFGVLTGLNTEIIFYRVIDTIFGGILCFISIRVIFPFWEHKSMPVFINELWQSNKNFAFYILHSLDKESIDKTTYRELRKDTYVKMSNVISSYNRLITDPAQKRKIESNSYKLIMNNYAFMILASSIGVYLIHLDNKEYSVSKISPFIEDLRSVLSSANAINIDDTQKQIETVIPEIEEELERIDTPALHTRFIIDQLMKLKKLSESISVSFANQ
- the egtB gene encoding ergothioneine biosynthesis protein EgtB yields the protein MHYQSTIDPKENSLISLKDRYMNVRDKTMELCEPLNKEDFVVQPVDYVSPTKWHLAHTTWFFEEFILSKYQKGYKRFHPDFAFLFNSYYEAVGEKMIRSERGNITRPGVELIFDYRKYVDDRMCELLEDYSEENIELLEIGLNHEQQHQELLLTDIKYVLGHNPLFPPYNPQFDECTRYAPSGGWVEVDEGLYEIGHDGIGFGYDNEFSRHKVYLEKFQLRKGLVTNAEYLEFIEDSGYEDHRWWYSDAWAHIQETGLDKPLYWHKNKDGWFRYSMQGLHALNPHEPVTHISHYEAAAFAEWAGMRLPTEFEWEIASEHFDWGWRWEHTSSAYLPYPGFEKAEGAVGEYNGKFMINQMVLRGASVATSPGHARKTYRNFFHPYLQWQFTGIRLCK
- a CDS encoding L-histidine N(alpha)-methyltransferase, with the protein product MGTITKTYNEAVAKAVLNGLKANEKSLPSWLFYDKKGDKLFQQIMRMPEYYLTDTEKEIIVNNRDNFLEDFKGKDKKFDLVELGAGDGTKTEILLKHFCVQNADFRYIPIDISSDVLEDLEERLSKRLPDLTVLPKPKSFYDALDDLDNKDSKKRVLLFMGGNIGNFTLEDATDFISELSKRLRPEDELFVGFDLKKDPRQIQSAYDDSNGITRAFNLNLLERLNDELEADFDISKFEHYPFYNPETGEAKSYLVSQEDQEVCFGALDEKISFNQWELIYTEISQKYDLEMIHEMAEKAGLKIYRNYFDRRKYFCNVIFKK